TTCACGGTGAAAATAGGCCTCCAGCAAAAAAAGTTCAGAAAGGAGCTTCTTTTACTATTGAGGAGGATAATGTACTTGTCTCTAGTTGGTTCAACATTAGTATTGATGTCATTCGGGAAACTGATCAGAAATCCACTCAAATGTGGGAGAGGATTTCTGATTTTTATCACAAATATAAAAAACCACATACTATGATACGTTCGGTTGGATCATTGATCAATCGTTGGTCCATGATccaaaaatgcacaaataagttTTTTGCATATCTAGCACAAATAGAGTCATTGTATCCGAGTGTTGCGACCGAACAAGATAAGGTATGTACTATTTTCCTTTAATAATATTGGCTATTTATGTAAGATTTATTCTTGGACAATATTCTTTAAACTTTTTTCAGATTGAAAAGACAAAAATATTGTACAAAGAGATGGAACGAGGGAACTTCACATTGGATCATTCTTGGAATCGTTTGGGACAccaacccaaatggcatcaacACATGAATACGCTGAATACGAGGAGAAAGTCACACGATAAACGTCCTTCCAATGAgcagtcaagtgaagttttgggcGATGTTGAAAGGCCTGCTGGAAAAaaagctgaaaagaaaaacttgagGAAGCGAAAGGCCTAAGAATCATCTGATGCTGAGTTCAACATGGCATTAGGAGCAATGACAAAGGATAGACTATTGTTCATGGCGAAGAGAAGAGAATGACAGACAAAGGCAGATCGCAATAGAGGTGCACAACTGGAGCTCGACAAAAGAAAGTTCGAGGCTGAGATGATGAGCAAGGATCTTTCTAGTATAAATGCCATGCAGCAAGCCTACTTCCATAAAgtttagaagaaaatttttgaaaagtccATGTGTGATTCAGATGGTACATCCGAATGAACTGTGCATTTCCAACTTCTAGTGGCTGCCGAGCCACAAGACTTCCTGAGGAAGCATATGGCTCGACAGCCACTATGAAtggaaaatttttattattattgaatggaAATCTTTGGAAGTATTTGTGGTTGGAAAATCTGAATGGTAGTTTACTTTTTGGCAATGTTTGTGGttagaaaatttataaagtaGCCAACtttttggaagtgtttgtggATAGAAAAGTTTTGAAGTAGCTTGTATTTGCTGGAAGTGTTTGTGGTTAGAAAATTTGTGAAGTAGCCAGAAttttggaagtgtttgtggGGTTGAAAATTTTTGAAGTAGCTTGTATTTTTGAAGTGTTTATGGGCTATTTATTAAACTTGTATTTTGGATCTgtttatggaaaggaaaatcTGAATGTAAGTTGTTTATTGTGTCATTTATTAAGGCTGAATTAGTGTCTTTGTTATGTGGCTGGATTTATGACTTGAGACTGAatttattaactttaagaagctagatttgttattcatttattaactccAGATGTTGGATTTATACAAGTTGaatttatggatttaatttgGTTGTCTCTCCATTCTAGCTTCCAGGAACCTGCATTTGTGTAGTTTATTTGTGTAGCTTCCAGGAACTTGCATTTGTCTAGCTTCAAGGAACTTGGTTGTCATACAGggtcttgtttatttttatagtttatacgTACCAAATGGAGTATTTTGAGATCAAGGAACTAGAGCAACGAgctcaatataaatatatatatatatatatatatatatataattgagtgtgtgtgtgtggatgtCAGATAAGTTAAGGAACTAGAGTTGATAAAATTTGGTTTTCTAGCTACcttaaattaaaacatataaaagtGACCACAATGTTCTACTGTGTTTAGAATGAAACTGTTGGCTATTAAATCACCACTAGTGATAAATTCTCAacattaaaacaataaaatggcAATCATAAATATAACCACATTTTAATGAGTACTACAATACACCACAAGGTGGTTGCACATTTCAAGAAATCCATATTATGCTCGGCCATGCATATTCCATAAGTGCTCGATAAGGTCGGCTTGGAGTTGAGAATGAGTGCCTCTATCTCTAATACGATGATGTTGGGCAATGAACTCCATGAATTCAGGTATATTATCGTGTGAAATTGGCTCGGATGGAGTATCATCATTGGCTTCATAATTGAATTGGTTAGCTCCGAAATATAGATGACGTTCATCTTCAACGATCATATTGTGCAAGATAATACATGCGTACATAATATCTTTTAGAACTTCAGGTTGGAAATACCTTGCAGGTCCATACACAATTGCAAATCTAGCTTGGAGTACTTCGAATGCACATTCCACATCTTTCCTTCCAGAATCCTGGCAAGCAGCAAAgtgttttctctctttctcatgtGGAGTAGGAATTGTTTTTACTAATGTTGCCCACGAAGGATATATACCATCAGCAAGATAATATCTCATTGTGTATTCATGACCATTGATAGTATAATTGCATAGAGAAGCACGACTTTTGGCCAATGCAGCAAAAATAGATGATCGATCGAGTACGTTGATGTTGTTATGAGACCCAGGCAAACCAAAAAAAGTATGCCATATCCAAAGATCGTAAGAGGCAATAGCttccaaaataatagttggttcatttACGTGACCAGAGTACATACATTTCCAAGCATTAGGACAATTCTTCCATTTCCAGTACATGCAATCAATGCTACCCAACATTCCTAAAAACCCACGCCTTTGTCCAACTTCTAGTAATCTCGCTATATCATTGCTAGTTGGAGACCTCAAGTACTCACCCCCAAAGATTGACACGATTGCCTTTACAAATTTCTTCATACTCAACCGTGCAGTGCTTTCTCTAATTCTTACATACTCATCTATAAGATCTATTGTTACCCCATATGCGAGCATCCTAATTGCCGCGGTTATCTTTTGAAGGGAAGACAATCCAAGCCTACCATTGGTGTCTCTCTTTTGGACAAAATAATCATCATGAGTCTCAACTGCAGAATGTATGCGTAAAAAAAGATCACGATTCATTCGAAATCACCTCTTAAAAACGTTTGACAGATATATTGGCAGTTGAGCAAAGTAATCCTTCCAAAAGCGTTCATGACCTTCAAAATGGATTGTGTCAGATGAACATACGAGGTTGAGAATTAGGACGACGTGAAGAAGATGCTCCCTCGGTTGCAT
This is a stretch of genomic DNA from Carya illinoinensis cultivar Pawnee chromosome 3, C.illinoinensisPawnee_v1, whole genome shotgun sequence. It encodes these proteins:
- the LOC122305016 gene encoding uncharacterized protein LOC122305016, encoding MNRDLFLRIHSAVETHDDYFVQKRDTNGRLGLSSLQKITAAIRMLAYGVTIDLIDEYVRIRESTARLSMKKFVKAIVSIFGGEYLRSPTSNDIARLLEVGQRRGFLGMLGSIDCMYWKWKNCPNAWKCMYSGHVNEPTIILEAIASYDLWIWHTFFGLPGSHNNINVLDRSSIFAALAKSRASLCNYTINGHEYTMRYYLADGIYPSWATLVKTIPTPHEKERKHFAACQDSGRKDVECAFEVLQARFAIVYGPARYFQPEVLKDIMYACIILHNMIVEDERHLYFGANQFNYEANDDTPSEPISHDNIPEFMEFIAQHHRIRDRGTHSQLQADLIEHLWNMHGRA